The following coding sequences are from one Nicotiana tomentosiformis chromosome 3, ASM39032v3, whole genome shotgun sequence window:
- the LOC104119943 gene encoding DNA damage-binding protein CMR1 isoform X1: MADNKRAASKRQRSKRDEVEATSFIRRLSRRSQGMPPELSDGLIDKIDARKLSKNSSTCEEFSCDGMVKTIRSLRRNDPLLDTTLTDRQVDLERLELNPNGRTQVVKGAISDVKFLPAANMKVIFVGDELGYLGLWNVDFEEENGDNGIYLYQPHQSKISGIVIEPFSMLKIFTSSYDQRIMLLDVEKEAFEEVYQDTYAIYSICHRVEDINCLYFGDEIGALKIFDVRASTLSSLWKLHEERINTIHCKPDDPNIVVTSSADRTFSVWDLRSISRDQPKSLTTIRHGGPIHSAYFSPFGSFLATTSSDNTIGIFGGENYEEKFLIHHNNLSGEYISTLRGIWGWDDSYVYIGKIQEKQKHKRKEKLKNDDKNGVDVISTVEKKIDDDKNGVDIISTVEKKVVRTLQSDYMHTVPYRLAAHPYMVGTLAGATGKGKVCMWVKAAADPES; the protein is encoded by the exons ATGGCTGATAACAAAAGAGCAGCTTCCAAGCGGCAAAGAAGCAAAAG AGATGAAGTTGAAGCGACAAGTTTTATTCGCCGCTTATCTCGTAGAAGTCAAGGAATGCCACCAGAATTGAGTGATGGCCTCATTGATAAAATTGACGCAAGGAAATTATCGAAAAATTCTTCTACTTGTGAGGAGTTTTCGTGCGATGGTATGGttaaaacaataagaagtttGAGAAGAAATGATCCGCTACTGGATACAACACTTACTGATCGGCAAGTTGATCTGGAAAGGTTAGAGTTGAACCCCAACGGAAGAACACAAGTGGTGAAAGGTGCCATTTCAGATGTGAAGTTTCTTCCCGCAGCGAATATGAAAGTAATATTTGTAGGCGATGAGCTTGGCTATTTGGGGCTATGGAACGTAGATTTTGAAGAGGAGAACGGGGACAATGGAATTTATCTGTATCAACCTCACCAGTCCAAAATATCTGGAATTGTAATTGAGCCATTCTCCATGTTGAAG ATATTTACTTCAAGTTATGATCAACGTATTATGTTGCTGGATGTTGAAAAGGAGGCTTTCGAAGAGGTATATCAGGATACTTATGCAATATATTCCATATGTCATCGAGTAGAGGACATAAACTGTTTATATTTTGGTGATGAAATTGGAGCgctaaaaatatttgatgtaaGGGCAAGCACACTATCGTCATTATGGAAATTGCACGAAGAGAGAATCAATACGATACATTGCAAGCCAGATGATCCTAATATTGTAGTTACAAGCTCAGCAGACAGGACTTTCTCTGTGTGGGACTTGAGAAGTATTAGCAGAGATCAACCAAAATCATTGACAACTATTAGACATGGTGGTCCAATTCATTCCGCCTACTTTTCACCTTTTGGGAGTTTTCTTGCAACAACTAG CTCGGACAATACTATTGGTATATTTGGAGGAGAAAACTATGAGGAGAAGTTCCTGATACACCACAACAACCTAAGTGGTGAATACATTTCCACATTAAG AGGAATCTGGGGCTGGGATGACTCATATGTCTACATTGGCAAGATTCAGGAAAAGCAGAagcacaaaagaaaagaaaagctcaAAAATGATGACAAAAATGGAGTCGATGTCATTTCTACTGTTGAGAAGAAGATTGATGATGACAAAAATGGAGTCGATATCATTTCTACTGTTGAGAAGAAGGTTGTGCGTACTTTGCAAAGTGATTACATGCATACTGTTCCATACCGTTTGGCTGCTCATCCTTATATGGTTGGAACACTTGCTGGTGCCACAGGCAAAGGTAAAGTATGTATGTGGGTAAAAGCAGCAGCCGATCCAGAATCTTGA
- the LOC104119943 gene encoding DNA damage-binding protein CMR1 isoform X2: MADNKRAASKRQRSKRDEVEATSFIRRLSRRSQGMPPELSDGLIDKIDARKLSKNSSTCEEFSCDGMVKTIRSLRRNDPLLDTTLTDRQVDLERLELNPNGRTQVVKGAISDVKFLPAANMKVIFVGDELGYLGLWNVDFEEENGDNGIYLYQPHQSKISGIVIEPFSMLKIFTSSYDQRIMLLDVEKEAFEEVYQDTYAIYSICHRVEDINCLYFGDEIGALKIFDVRASTLSSLWKLHEERINTIHCKPDDPNIVVTSSADRTFSVWDLRSISRDQPKSLTTIRHGGPIHSAYFSPFGSFLATTSSDNTIGIFGGENYEEKFLIHHNNLSGEYISTLRGIWGWDDSYVYIGKIQEKQKHKRKEKLKNDDKNGVDVISTVEKKIDDDKNGVDIISTVEKKVVRTLQSDYMHTVPYRLAAHPYMVGTLAGATGKGFG, translated from the exons ATGGCTGATAACAAAAGAGCAGCTTCCAAGCGGCAAAGAAGCAAAAG AGATGAAGTTGAAGCGACAAGTTTTATTCGCCGCTTATCTCGTAGAAGTCAAGGAATGCCACCAGAATTGAGTGATGGCCTCATTGATAAAATTGACGCAAGGAAATTATCGAAAAATTCTTCTACTTGTGAGGAGTTTTCGTGCGATGGTATGGttaaaacaataagaagtttGAGAAGAAATGATCCGCTACTGGATACAACACTTACTGATCGGCAAGTTGATCTGGAAAGGTTAGAGTTGAACCCCAACGGAAGAACACAAGTGGTGAAAGGTGCCATTTCAGATGTGAAGTTTCTTCCCGCAGCGAATATGAAAGTAATATTTGTAGGCGATGAGCTTGGCTATTTGGGGCTATGGAACGTAGATTTTGAAGAGGAGAACGGGGACAATGGAATTTATCTGTATCAACCTCACCAGTCCAAAATATCTGGAATTGTAATTGAGCCATTCTCCATGTTGAAG ATATTTACTTCAAGTTATGATCAACGTATTATGTTGCTGGATGTTGAAAAGGAGGCTTTCGAAGAGGTATATCAGGATACTTATGCAATATATTCCATATGTCATCGAGTAGAGGACATAAACTGTTTATATTTTGGTGATGAAATTGGAGCgctaaaaatatttgatgtaaGGGCAAGCACACTATCGTCATTATGGAAATTGCACGAAGAGAGAATCAATACGATACATTGCAAGCCAGATGATCCTAATATTGTAGTTACAAGCTCAGCAGACAGGACTTTCTCTGTGTGGGACTTGAGAAGTATTAGCAGAGATCAACCAAAATCATTGACAACTATTAGACATGGTGGTCCAATTCATTCCGCCTACTTTTCACCTTTTGGGAGTTTTCTTGCAACAACTAG CTCGGACAATACTATTGGTATATTTGGAGGAGAAAACTATGAGGAGAAGTTCCTGATACACCACAACAACCTAAGTGGTGAATACATTTCCACATTAAG AGGAATCTGGGGCTGGGATGACTCATATGTCTACATTGGCAAGATTCAGGAAAAGCAGAagcacaaaagaaaagaaaagctcaAAAATGATGACAAAAATGGAGTCGATGTCATTTCTACTGTTGAGAAGAAGATTGATGATGACAAAAATGGAGTCGATATCATTTCTACTGTTGAGAAGAAGGTTGTGCGTACTTTGCAAAGTGATTACATGCATACTGTTCCATACCGTTTGGCTGCTCATCCTTATATGGTTGGAACACTTGCTGGTGCCACAGGCAAAG GTTTTGGTTAA
- the LOC138906936 gene encoding protein FAR1-RELATED SEQUENCE 2-like yields MTSDDSLLNEYEWVDVDSHSSFNNVVYLDDDDEEPDGEYYGEANDDEEQFLGNELELYDVDQEMENDFNEEDVIVGPISGMRYRENNFLFAFYKEHARLKGFSFVKRNSNKKGGDTAKYITYYYDRATICKTKFTTKSNNCKVRLVVVLDDSGYWRVSKFIHDQNHDLLPSISRLMARHRSVCDSLKRYLVAHDRSGIRPSKNIRLAEVKDREFFYSINVIILVGCKMCYGCIHTVKAAYEQFRDAICFDTTYKLVFRTGLEAIGNVHPDAIITDQCRSIKTTIAEVMPHTIHSCVRPSKIARGEFESMVLDSITVEVFEKKWTEYIAKYNLHTKNWFNKLYYEKEK; encoded by the exons ATGACATCAGATGACAGTTTGTTGAATGAATACGAATGGGTCGATGTTGATTCTCACAGCAGTTTCAACAATGTTGTGTacttagatgatgatgatgaagaaccAGATGGAGAATATTATGGAGAAGCTAACGATGATGAGGAGCAGTTTTTAGGAAATGAGTTAGAGTTATATGATGTTGATCAGGAAATGGAGAATGATTTCAATGAAGAGGATGTGATTGTAGGTCCAATCTCCGGAATGCGATatagagaaaataattttttgtttGCATTCTACAAAGAACATGCACGATTGAAAGGATTCTCCTTTGTCAAAAGAAATTCCAACAAGAAGGGTGGTGACACTGCCAAGTACATAACTTACTATTATGATAGGGCTACGATTTGCAAAACTAAGTTTACCACCAAGAGTAACAATTGTAAAGTTAGGCTCGTTGTTGTTTTGGATGATTCTGGTTATTGGCGCGTCTCTAAGTTCATTCACGATCAAAATCATGATTTGCTCCCTTCCATATCGCGCCTGATGGCTAGACATAGGTCCGTTTGTGATTCTTTGAAGAGGTATCTTGTAGCTCACGATCGATCTGGCATTAGACCTTCCAAGAATATTAGACTTGCTGAG GTAAAGGATAGAGAGTTCTTCTATTCAATAAACGTGATAATATTGGTAGGCTGCAAAATGTGCTATGGGTGCATTCATACTGTAAAGGCGGCGTATGAGCAATTCCGTGATGCGATATGTTTTGATACGAC GTACAAATTAGTTTTTAGAACTGGGCTTGAGGCCATAGGAAATGTTCATCCAGATGCTATCATAACTGACCAGTGTCGGAGCATTAAGACAACCATTGCTGAAGTGATGCCACATACAATACATAG TTGTGTTCGTCCTTCTAAAATTGCACGTGGAGAATTTGAATCCATGGTCCTTGATAGCATTACTGttgaagtttttgagaaaaaatgGACAGAATATATTGCAAAGTATAATTTGCATACAAAGAATTGGTTCAACAAGCTTTACTATGAGAAGGAAAAATAG